The sequence below is a genomic window from Nakaseomyces glabratus chromosome F, complete sequence.
GCTAAATTACGTGATTGttggaaaataaaatgcgGGGTATGACTCCTTTTATAACTGAACTATATCGCCGTGGAGGATAGAAAAGACTTGTTCGGAAAATTACACAAGTAATGGTTGAGAGAGATGAATTTCTCCGAACAAGACGTTATTTGTTCGTATTGACCCTTAACTTGTACAGCATTAGGAtactcaaaaaaaaatgacaGAAATAAATGTATTGACACTATAGTTATTTGGTGTTTCATACAAATATGACAACAACTTACCTACAACTCGTTATATCCAACGCGTCACATGCACTATTTTGTAGACTTTTGAAGATGTAAATCTATCGTGTGTGAATGCTTGATGTGTAAAGATTTTCTCTTGTCATTTCTCCACattatcaatatatttgtaatgTGGGAAAATATATGGCCTTTTTACAATAGCTAAATTTTGTATATGTGTAAAATCCATGTGAAAGTCAATAAGTTCCAAAAGTTTGGCAAAAAAAGCATGCCCTTTTGAATTTAACCATATTTGGGGTAACATGAAGATGCTGTTCGAGGATGTTTGATAGATGGGCTATTAtcgaatttgaaaaagattCGCAAATATTGTAAATCAATTACTAGGAAGAAATATCTAGAAAGCATGCGtgtttcatattttttataaGAATATACTAAGTTAGAGCTTCAAGAGTGTGGATGATTCACAGATTCTTATTCATCTTTCCATGGTAGGTGTGTATGAAGTGTAAATTTACCCCTCATATTTCTTGGTGTTAACTTAGCTATAGTGcctataatatttttttaactcGCTTATACTCATAAAAATTAATCGTTTATTTTTGTCAGTCAAAAGCATTCCAGGCCAAACGCCTGTTTATAGTAAGTGCCGCCTTCCTTGAAGTATATAACACTTCTATTTATTTCGTGACCATATGGTGATTAGTTGCAAGTACAATATTTGTGATtcaattgaaattgttaGGGGTCTAATCTAATATATAACGTGAGTGCTCTCTTTTAGGTACTGGTGCCATCGATGGAGATCGTATTCCTTTTTACATTGGTTTCAATTTAGTATTAAAGTATCTGTTCCAATACTGTAATATATGAGTGTAGCGTTCGTCAGAGTATCTTAATAGAGTATTTGCTAGTTACTATCAAGTGAGTTACGTACACTGGTCCATTGTCGATGGGAGTTTATATAGGCAGAGTTATGCGAGTCGGCAGGATTTTGATGTGATAGCTGATCTTATGTCTAATATGTTGAAATCGAAGAGTGGTGTACTTGCTAAGTTAGCTTTACAGTAAAGGAGAAAATCGAAAACAGCTTATCTCGACTTATTGGCAAGATTTTCATACAGCTAATCTCAATATTATGAATGAGACTCTATCAGTATAATGCGACTGCGATTATCTAGCGTGCTAATACAAATAAAAGTCTACTAGAGTTATTAATTGATTCTAGACATTGTAAACAATAAgactttttatttatttcttatttcTACAGTCTCTGTCATATTTGtctttttatattcttatCAGGTTGGAGCTATTGATACTTAACTAGATTGTGTTGTGTTGCCGAGAATACTGTTGTTTCagttcttgaaaatatatttttgaaattcaatTTTACTAGTGTTAGAGCTGTTCCATCTTTTTTAATGCGATCTTTAATGTAAATTATCATAAATTTTTAGCCGATCAAAATTCAGTACTATGTGTGGGAACGTATTATGTTTAtgcttcaaagaaaaagtatataaagcTTAGAAAAACAGTGAAACTTTACAAACTTTACTGAAATTTAGTTAGAGCATCATTCCATTGTAGGAAGCAAATTACTTGGGAGATTTAATCCATTTCTTAGACGTACTTCAATATTTGGAGCACTCTCAGGCAAGAATAGTTCAACTTCCCAAAGACGCAATCCTTATTGGTCCGTCCTCATCGGACCAGTTTTGTAAAATGCGAAAAATCCGGACTCATTTCTGAACAGAAGTTCACGGGGGAAGGAAAGGAGATGTAGTTTGGATAATCTGAAGGAATACTCAAAGTTAGAAGCTACATTACATTACACTCTTTCATCCGTTAGATCTTTGCAAGGAAGACCACTTGCTTCGGTCCACAAGTTTTATTAGCAAACCAGCCAATAGGTAGATTATGCTTTAGtaggaaaagaaaaacctAAGCATTTTGCGGGAAAATCAGAAGTCAATAGTGCTCAGTTTTGTATTTAGtgcttttttctttcccCCGTCATTCTTCCATTTCACCATTTTGATTGCAAAAACACGTAATTCTGGTGGCTCCTTGTTTAGATACCAGTACGCACTTCCTTTTTCTTATCCTTTTTTCCTCTCTTAGGAGATTAGCTACAGCAAAGTATAGAGCTTGTGaagaaaaacaagaaagtTTTCTAGGTTGAAATGGATATTGACCAATCTATGACGAGTAATCTAAGTGAGCAAAACGTACTGCGAGGAAGTTCTCCTGTgcttttgttttcaaatcTTGCCAAAATGCCTTGAAAATGCCTCGAACTTTCATAGGAAGATCGTATTAGCACTAGTGGCACACTTTGCAAAGGCCCAATATGCTACTTTTCCCCCCTACACGTTTAATGATGATCCCGAAGACAGGATGAGGACTATTATTGcgaatatatatattacttaAATAAGAGATGGTAGATGCTCTTGAGAAATCACActtttttgcattttctattgttttcttttctttatacTTTCCTTCACTCTTGCACTTGGAtacttaatttttttatcgtTTTCTTATTGGACATCCCTCTAAACTGCATTTAAAAAATTAGTGTGTTTTTGTTCACTTGTCTATAGAGTAACCAGTGTTGTTTTAtttctgttcttttttataaagaagttgttatttttattattcgAGGTTctaaaaaagaataataatactTTTGAGTTCTACACTTTAgataccaaaaaaaaagaataaagaGAAGCTTTTCAATAAACGGTTTTTACTATTTCCCCTTTCAAATTTAAGAACAAGCGTTAGTTTCCATCTTCTATTTGACTACACCGAAATACTTCAAACTCATATTGTTACAGTTAGCTATAATTATTTGCTAACTTGTTCATACCTGTTTTACTGTGCCTATTTTTGATACTATAACATAAGAAAAAATGTCTAACCAATTACCTCAATACAGCTATTCTGATTATGCCAAGTTTGCTTTGGCCGGTGCCATCGGTTGTGGTTCTACACACTCGAGTATGGTGCCTATTGATGTTGTCAAGACTAGAATTCAACTTGAACCAACTGTCTATAACAAAGGTATGGTTGGTTCCTTCCGTAAGATCATTGCTGAAgaaggtgctggtgctCTATTGACCGGTTTTGGCCCTACTTTGTTAGGCTACTCCATCCAAGGTGCCTTTAAATTTGGTGGTTATGaagttttcaaaaaattcttcattGACACTTTGGGATACGACACCGCTGCTAGATACAAAAACTCTGTCTACATTGGTTcagctgctgctgctgaaTTCTTGGCTGATATTGCTTTATGTCCATTGGAAGCCACTAGAATCAGATTGGTATCTCAACCAACCTTCGCTAACGGTCTTGTTGGTGGTTTCTCTAGAATTTTGAAAGAGGAAGGTGTTGGCTCATTCTACAGTGGTTTCACGccaattcttttcaaaCAGATTCCTTACAATATCGCTAAGTTCTTGGTCTTTGAACGTGCCTCTGAATTATACTTCTCCTTGGCTCCACCAAAAGACACTCTATCTCAGACATCTCTAACTGCCATTAACTTGCTTTCTGGTTTGACTGCTGGTTTGGCAGCAGCAATTGTTTCCCAACCTGCTGATACTCTATTGTCCAAGGTTAACAAGACCAGTAAGGCTCCAGGTCAAAGCACTGTCGGTCTATTGTTCCAATTAGCCAAGCAGTTGGGTTTCGTCGGCTCATTCGCTGGTCTACCAACTCGTTTGGTTATGGTTGGTACTTTGACTTCTCTACAATTCGGTATCTACGGTCAATTAAAGAAATCCTTGGGATGTGCTCCAACCATTGAAATTGCTGGTGGTGGTCACTAAGTAGCAGAATAAGGATCAAAGTATTTAAGAAAATCCAGAAACTCTTGAAGAGATGTTTTTTCAACTCTTAATGTGTTTTATGGAGACTCAACATTCCACAGAAAACTAGTTTATATTCGTTGAACACAAAACCCTAATACCTTTTATTGCAATATTCCCGTAAACATATTTTAAGCAAGCTATGATGATGTGATGGATAATTGGTGGTTTTGTTATTAATCACTAGATATCTTGAATAGTTTTCATATTCAAGGaacatttttgaaaaaaggTGTAGTGCATTGATCACATatcattttattatcatttagAGTGCATACATCTCCTTAATCTTGTATTTAAAGCCTAAATAAATTTGGAATAGTTAgtttaaaatattattctactcatttttttttgttctataaaaaaattataataatagataGTGAAAGAACATAGTGTCTAGAAGTGCTCAATAGAACTCGTAAATTACTGAAACAGTCTCATTGGC
It includes:
- the MIR1 gene encoding Mir1p (CAGL0F00231g~Ortholog(s) have inorganic phosphate transmembrane transporter activity, role in phosphate ion transmembrane transport and integral component of mitochondrial inner membrane, plasma membrane localization); the encoded protein is MSNQLPQYSYSDYAKFALAGAIGCGSTHSSMVPIDVVKTRIQLEPTVYNKGMVGSFRKIIAEEGAGALLTGFGPTLLGYSIQGAFKFGGYEVFKKFFIDTLGYDTAARYKNSVYIGSAAAAEFLADIALCPLEATRIRLVSQPTFANGLVGGFSRILKEEGVGSFYSGFTPILFKQIPYNIAKFLVFERASELYFSLAPPKDTLSQTSLTAINLLSGLTAGLAAAIVSQPADTLLSKVNKTSKAPGQSTVGLLFQLAKQLGFVGSFAGLPTRLVMVGTLTSLQFGIYGQLKKSLGCAPTIEIAGGGH